The Melospiza georgiana isolate bMelGeo1 chromosome 26, bMelGeo1.pri, whole genome shotgun sequence genome window below encodes:
- the CNN2 gene encoding calponin-2, translating to MSSSQFNKGPSYGLSAEVRNRLAQKYDPQKEAELRTWIESVTGKQIGPDFQKGLKDGVILCELMNKLQPNSVRKINRSAQNWHQLENFSNFIKAMASYGMNPVDLFEANDLFESGNLTQVQVSLLALAGMAKTKGLQSGVDIGVKYSEKQQRNFDEAKMKAGQCVIGLQMGTNKCASQSGMTAYGTRRHLYDPKNQILPPMDHSTISLQMGTNKCASQVGMTAPGTRRHIYDSKLGTEKCDNSSMSLQMGSNQGANQSGQVFGLGRQIYDPKYCPQGSQGEVANAAGEQSGDPPGYRYYREEEERY from the exons ATGAGCAGCTCGCAGTTCAACAAGGGCCCGTCCTACGGGCTCTCCGCCGAAGTCAGGAACCGG CTTGCCCAGAAGTATGATCCACAGAAGGAGGCTGAGCTGCGGACGTGGATCGAGAGCGTGACAGGAAAACAGATTGGACCTGACTTCCAGAAGGGGCTCAAGGACGGGGTGATCCTCTGCGA GCTCATGAACAAGCTGCAGCCCAACTCGGTGAGGAAGATCAACCGCTCGGCTCAGAACTGGCACCAG ctcGAGAACTTCTCCAACTTCATCAAGGCCATGGCCAGCTATGGCATGAACCCCGTGGACCTCTTTGAAGCCAACGACCTTTTTGAGAGCGGGAACCTGACGCAGGTGCAGGTGTCGCTGCTGGCGCTGGCGGGAATG GCCAAGACGAAGGGGCTGCAGAGCGGGGTGGACATCGGCGTGAAGTACTcggagaagcagcagaggaatTTTGATGAGGCCAAGATGAAGGCTGGGCAGTGTGTGATCGGGCTGCAG ATGGGCACAAACAAGTGTGCCAGCCAGTCTGGCATGACTGCCTATGGCACCCGGAGGCACCTCTACGACCCCAAAAATCAGATCCTGCCACCCATGGACCACTCCACCATCAGCCTCCAGATGGGCACCAACAAGTGTGCCAGCCAG GTGGGCATGACAGCTCCGGGCACCAGGAGACACATCTACGATTCCaagctgggcacagagaagTGTGACAACTCCTCCATGTCGCTGCAGATGGGCTCCAACCAGGGTGCCAACCAGAGCGGGCAGGTCTTTGGGCTCGGCCGCCAGATCTACGACCCCAAGTactgcccccagggcagccagggcgAGGTGGCCAACGCGGCCGGGGAGCAGAGCGGGGACCCGCCCGGGTACCGCTACTaccgggaggaggaggagagataCTGA